Below is a window of Sulfurimonas sp. DNA.
TAACCTCTATAAAAACATGCAGCCATTCCCGTTCCGCAAGCAAGAGTTTCATCTTCTACGCCGCGTTCATAAGTTCTGACCATTAAGTTTTTGCCATCTACAAAAGCTATATTTACATTGGCATTATATTTATGCCTTAACTCTCTAGCCTCTTTAATGTCAAACTCGTTTATATTATCCGTAAAATAAACCAAATGAGGTACGCCCGTATCAAGAAGCCACCATAGCTTGCCGTTTTCTATAATCTCTTTATTTACTATTTTCGGAGGTGTAAGTTCGCTTGTGACCATATCTCCGTCCACATAAGCTCCTATAATACCTGCACCCGTTAAAAATTTCATCTCTTGAGGTGCCAACTCATTCATAAATGCGTAGTGTGCACATGCTCTTGAGCCGTTTCCGCACATATTGGCAACACTGCCGTCCGAGTTGTAAAACTGCCACTCAAAATCATATTCATCCTGATTTAAAGAAGGAATCAAAACAATTAGCCCATCAGCCCCAACGCCGTTTTGTCTATGACAAACATTTTTCGCAAGGGAACTTCTATCTTTTTTTATAAATGTGTGAAAAATT
It encodes the following:
- the dapF gene encoding diaminopimelate epimerase, producing the protein MTITKYSANGNDFVIFHTFIKKDRSSLAKNVCHRQNGVGADGLIVLIPSLNQDEYDFEWQFYNSDGSVANMCGNGSRACAHYAFMNELAPQEMKFLTGAGIIGAYVDGDMVTSELTPPKIVNKEIIENGKLWWLLDTGVPHLVYFTDNINEFDIKEARELRHKYNANVNIAFVDGKNLMVRTYERGVEDETLACGTGMAACFYRGYTEKKVANDIEVYPRSGETLYLGMNERTITFRGEVKKVFVTEFGNLEV